A genomic stretch from Flavobacterium humidisoli includes:
- a CDS encoding Crp/Fnr family transcriptional regulator, whose translation MEKLIEIINSFEKLDSETELAIKESFVEETFKKGEFIVEEGKVCNKIYFIKSGAIRRFCIEDGIEVTKWIYTDNQFVTSMSSFFEQKPSYENFQTCEETLVYSLSYLDEQILLEYPIFIKFHIKQLRYYLSNINEFNHLFRLMTAEKKYLFLLESFPLIIKKAKLKHIASLIGVSQETLSRIRASII comes from the coding sequence ATGGAAAAGCTAATTGAGATTATAAATAGTTTTGAAAAATTAGATTCGGAGACGGAGCTTGCTATTAAAGAAAGTTTTGTGGAAGAAACTTTTAAAAAAGGCGAGTTTATTGTTGAAGAGGGTAAAGTTTGCAATAAAATCTATTTTATTAAATCTGGTGCGATTAGAAGATTTTGTATTGAAGACGGGATAGAAGTTACGAAGTGGATTTATACTGATAATCAATTTGTAACTTCAATGAGTAGTTTTTTTGAACAGAAACCTTCATATGAAAATTTTCAAACTTGTGAAGAAACATTAGTATATTCATTATCGTATTTGGATGAACAGATTTTATTAGAGTATCCCATATTTATAAAATTTCATATTAAGCAACTTCGATACTACCTTTCAAATATAAATGAGTTTAATCATTTATTTCGTTTAATGACTGCCGAGAAAAAATATTTATTTCTTTTAGAGTCATTTCCGCTAATTATTAAAAAAGCCAAATTGAAGCACATTGCGTCGTTGATTGGCGTAAGTCAGGAAACTTTGAGCAGGATTCGTGCATCAATTATTTGA